In a single window of the Papaver somniferum cultivar HN1 chromosome 8, ASM357369v1, whole genome shotgun sequence genome:
- the LOC113303553 gene encoding pentatricopeptide repeat-containing protein At5g11310, mitochondrial-like, producing MLIRLAQRFARTPKNPISISITNRLFSVSSSLESFLPIPRNPLIKRPSQTHHSKPNSQSSHQNQDEQNPSPNFLQRDCITICNLLKGSYNNLSPEKTLETALDETGIKPDSTLFQTILPHFDSSPEPFLSLYKWAVKQPSFDPDTFAVLIKQYTRAGMTSTAIRTFEIASELDSSHYTFSISSLFETLMDSLCKEGHVRIAYEYCVERRELEPGWVPSVGVYNVLLEGWFRLGKLKQAERLWEDMKTENVAPNVVTYGTLVEGYCKLRRVERAMELVSEMKREGIRSDAIVYNPIVDALSEAGRFKEALGMMERLLVTESGPTLSSYNSMVKGYCKAADSAGASKILKMMIGRGFIPTATTYNYFFRHFSKFGKIEEGMNLYSKMIESGYLPDRLTYHLLIKMLSEVGRSDLVVQVCKDMRVKGHGLDPATSSMLIHLLCNIRRFEEACVEFEDMIRRGVVPQYLTYKKLFDELKVAGMHEMARKLSVQMSSIPHEMKLPNTYRGGGDRSQEMRTSILRKAQAMSDVLKTSKNVWVPSKLRVLSKEPSEPRIDKQNVRRFSKDVKGV from the coding sequence ATGTTGATTCGTCTGGCTCAAAGGTTTGCCCGGACACCCAAAAACCCTATTTCCATCTCCATCACTAACAGACTCTTCTCTGTATCCTCATCTCTTGaatcatttcttccaattcctaGAAACCCATTAATCAAACGGCCATCACAAACCCATCATTCAAAACCAAACTCCCAATCTTCCCAtcaaaatcaagatgaacaaAATCCTAGTCCGAATTTTCTTCAAAGAGACTGTATTACAATCTGCAATCTTCTAAAAGGCAGTTACAATAATCTCTCACCTGAAAAAACTCTTGAAACTGCATTAGATGAAACTGGTATCAAACCTGATTCAACTCTTTTCCAAACAATTTTGCCCCATTTTGATTCTTCGCCAGAACCCTTTCTTTCTCTCTACAAATGGGCAGTAAAACAACCCTCTTTTGATCCTGATACTTTTGCAGTTCTCATTAAGCAGTACACTCGTGCAGGTATGACTTCGACTGCGATTCGCACATTTGAGATTGCTAGTGAATTAGATTCAAGTCATTATACATTTTCAATATCTAGTTTGTTTGAGACTTTGATGGATTCTCTTTGTAAAGAAGGGCATGTTAGGATAGCTTATGAGTATTGTGTTGAGAGGAGAGAATTGGAACCAGGTTGGGTACCTTCAGTTGGGGTTTATAATGTTTTACTTGAGGGATGGTTTCGATTAGGGAAACTTAAACAGGCTGAAAGACTCTGGGAGGATATGAAAACAGAAAATGTAGCTCCTAATGTTGTAACTTATGGTACACTTGTTGAAGGTTATTGCAAATTGCGTCGCGTTGAGAGGGCAATGGAATTAGTGTCAGAGATGAAGAGAGAAGGAATTCGTAGTGATGCTATTGTTTATAATCCAATTGTTGATGCGTTGAGTGAAGCGGGTAGATTCAAAGAAGCTTTAGGAATGATGGAGAGATTGTTGGTTACGGAATCAGGTCCAACTCTTTCGAGTTATAATTCTATGGTGAAGGGTTATTGCAAGGCAGCAGATTCGGCTGGAGCAAGCAAGATTCTAAAGATGATGATAGGGAGAGGGTTTATTCCAACAGCAACGACTTATAATTATTTCTTCAGGCATTTTTCTAAATTTGGGAAAATTGAAGAAGGGATGAATCTTTACTCTAAGATGATTGAGTCAGGGTATTTGCCGGATCGTCTTACTTACCACTTGTTAATCAAGATGTTGAGTGAGGTTGGGAGGTCAGATTTGGTTGTTCAAGTTTGCAAAGACATGAGGGTTAAAGGTCATGGTTTGGATCCGGCTACTAGTTCCATGTTAATTCATTTGCTCTGTAATATACGAAGATTTGAAGAAGCTTGTGTGGAGTTTGAGGATATGATAAGGAGAGGGGTGGTTCCTCAATACCTTACTTATAAGAAACTTTTTGACGAACTGAAAGTAGCAGGAATGCATGAAATGGCTAGGAAGTTATCTGTCCAGATGAGTTCTATCCCACATGAGATGAAGTTACCAAATACATATAGAGGTGGAGGAGATAGGTCACAAGAAATGAGAACATCCATATTGCGGAAAGCTCAGGCTATGTCTGATGTTTTAAAGACATCAAAAAATGTGTGGGTACCCTCTAAGCTTAGAGTTCTTTCGAAGGAACCTAGCGAACCAAGAATCGATAAACAGAATGTAAGGAGATTCAGCAAAGATGTGAAGGGTGTGTAA